A window of the Streptomyces sp. NBC_00250 genome harbors these coding sequences:
- a CDS encoding TetR/AcrR family transcriptional regulator, with amino-acid sequence MVERVVPEGGRQRRRPTRQGAVLSERLIVETALRLVEQHGAEALSVRRLGAALGADPTALYRYFRNTDALLLALADELIGRAQEGWTATGDWRADLRAMGFRLHSRYQAHPQAALLAAHRTTGRTHENMAVERILGVLRRAGFPDALAVRIYHAFVDQALAFAAQDAAALALPPAAREKEAEVWQAVYGELPSDTHPNIAATFPLLAADMHDSGYPFALELLLVAAATLHPDAPAPSAAARESERPAPREGAPPAGAVPRGSPDGAPPTGRPAPRR; translated from the coding sequence ATGGTCGAACGCGTGGTTCCCGAAGGCGGCAGGCAGCGCCGCCGCCCCACCAGACAGGGCGCCGTCCTCTCGGAACGCCTCATCGTCGAGACCGCCCTGCGGCTGGTCGAACAGCACGGTGCGGAAGCCCTCTCGGTACGCAGACTCGGCGCGGCCCTCGGCGCCGACCCCACCGCCCTCTACCGCTACTTCCGCAACACCGACGCCCTGCTCCTCGCCCTCGCCGACGAGCTCATCGGCCGGGCCCAGGAGGGCTGGACGGCCACCGGTGACTGGCGTGCGGACCTCCGCGCGATGGGTTTCCGGCTCCACTCCCGCTACCAGGCCCACCCGCAGGCAGCACTCCTCGCGGCGCACCGCACCACGGGGCGTACCCACGAGAACATGGCGGTCGAGAGGATCCTCGGAGTCCTGCGCCGGGCGGGCTTCCCCGACGCCCTGGCGGTACGGATCTACCACGCCTTCGTCGACCAGGCCCTGGCCTTCGCTGCCCAGGACGCCGCCGCGCTCGCCCTGCCGCCCGCGGCACGGGAGAAGGAGGCGGAGGTCTGGCAGGCGGTCTACGGCGAACTGCCGTCCGACACCCACCCGAACATCGCCGCCACGTTCCCCCTGCTGGCCGCCGACATGCACGACAGCGGCTACCCCTTCGCCCTGGAACTCCTGCTGGTCGCGGCGGCGACACTCCACCCGGACGCGCCGGCGCCGAGCGCGGCAGCGAGGGAGAGTGAACGCCCGGCACCCCGGGAGGGCGCCCCGCCGGCCGGCGCCGTGCCGCGTGGCTCGCCCGACGGAGCGCCACCCACCGGCCGACCGGCGCCGCGGCGCTGA
- a CDS encoding amidohydrolase codes for MTKADLVFTRGPVFTVDPARTRATSLAVVGDRIAAVGHDEVRDLIGPRTEVVDLTGRLLLPGFQDAHVHAVFGGSELAECDLTGTVGVPEYLSRIRAYADAHPDRAWITGGGWSMESFEGGSPTRQLLDSVVPDRPVLLSNRDHHGAWANTRALELADITADTPDPADGRIEREPDGSPSGMLQEGATTLVARVAPASTPADRLAGLLRAQELLHSLGITGWQDALLGAFSGRSDPSDAYAAAARDGSLTARVTGALWWDRQRGAEQIPELVALREELSEGRFRAGSVKIMQDGIAENFTAAMTSPYLDGCGCATANSGLSFVDPGALRSYVTELDALDFQVHFHALGDRAVREALDALEAAVAANGHRGNRHHLAHLQVVHPDDIPRFASLGALANIQPLWAAHEPQMDELTIPFLGPERAAWQYPFGDLVRAGATLVAGSDWPVSSPDPLAGIHVAVNRREPGSTDDRVFLPEQRLDLPTALAAYTAGSAHANGHDDAGSLRPGNLADLVVLDRDILTGPPEEIADARVERTYVGGRLVHAA; via the coding sequence ATGACCAAGGCCGATCTGGTCTTCACCCGCGGACCCGTCTTCACGGTGGACCCGGCCCGTACCCGGGCGACGTCCCTGGCGGTCGTCGGCGACCGCATCGCGGCCGTGGGCCACGACGAGGTCCGTGACCTCATCGGCCCCCGGACCGAGGTCGTCGACCTGACCGGGAGACTGCTGCTCCCGGGGTTCCAGGACGCCCATGTCCACGCGGTGTTCGGCGGCTCGGAGCTGGCCGAGTGCGATCTGACCGGCACGGTCGGCGTCCCCGAGTACCTCTCGCGCATCCGGGCGTACGCCGACGCGCACCCGGACCGCGCGTGGATCACCGGCGGCGGCTGGTCGATGGAGAGCTTCGAGGGCGGGTCGCCCACCCGGCAGCTGCTCGACTCGGTCGTCCCCGACCGGCCGGTCCTGCTGTCCAACCGGGACCATCACGGCGCCTGGGCCAACACCCGGGCCCTCGAACTCGCCGACATCACCGCCGACACCCCGGACCCCGCCGACGGCCGTATCGAGCGCGAACCGGACGGCTCCCCCAGCGGCATGCTCCAGGAGGGCGCCACGACGCTGGTCGCGCGGGTGGCGCCGGCGAGCACCCCGGCGGACCGGCTCGCGGGACTGCTCCGGGCCCAGGAGCTGCTGCACTCGCTCGGCATCACCGGCTGGCAGGACGCGCTCCTGGGCGCGTTCAGCGGCCGGTCCGACCCCTCGGACGCCTATGCGGCCGCCGCACGCGACGGCTCGCTCACCGCCCGGGTGACCGGTGCGCTCTGGTGGGACCGGCAGCGCGGCGCGGAGCAGATACCCGAACTGGTGGCGTTGCGCGAGGAGTTGAGCGAGGGCCGGTTCCGCGCCGGGTCCGTGAAGATCATGCAGGACGGCATCGCGGAGAACTTCACCGCCGCCATGACCTCCCCCTATCTCGACGGCTGCGGCTGCGCCACCGCCAACAGCGGTCTGAGCTTCGTCGACCCCGGGGCGCTGCGGAGCTACGTGACGGAGCTCGACGCCCTCGACTTCCAGGTCCACTTCCACGCCCTGGGCGACCGGGCCGTACGCGAGGCCCTCGACGCGCTGGAGGCCGCCGTCGCCGCCAACGGGCACCGGGGCAACCGCCACCATCTCGCCCATCTCCAGGTCGTCCACCCGGACGACATCCCCCGGTTCGCCTCGCTCGGCGCCCTGGCCAACATCCAGCCGCTCTGGGCGGCCCACGAGCCGCAGATGGACGAACTGACCATCCCCTTCCTCGGCCCGGAACGCGCGGCCTGGCAGTATCCGTTCGGTGATCTGGTGCGGGCCGGTGCCACCCTCGTCGCCGGCAGCGACTGGCCGGTGAGCAGCCCCGACCCGCTCGCGGGCATCCACGTCGCCGTCAACCGCCGGGAGCCCGGCTCCACCGACGACCGTGTCTTCCTGCCGGAGCAGCGCCTCGACCTGCCCACGGCCCTCGCCGCGTACACCGCCGGCTCCGCCCATGCGAACGGCCACGACGACGCGGGCAGCCTGCGTCCCGGGAACCTCGCCGATCTGGTCGTCCTGGACCGCGACATCCTCACGGGGCCGCCGGAGGAGATCGCCGACGCACGGGTGGAGCGTACGTACGTGGGCGGCCGTCTCGTGCACGCGGCGTGA